The following coding sequences are from one Novosphingobium sp. KACC 22771 window:
- a CDS encoding efflux transporter outer membrane subunit, whose protein sequence is MALTISMLAGPLLAGCAALPHDKPQFKPREAADLGLTNSAPVPVAADWWLALGDPQLNRIMADALAGNPSLDEAAARLRMASGLIANARSGLLPQVSADVTAIDQRLSNRYIYPAPLGGSWTWISNAQANLDWSLDLAGRQKELVLAAKVYAHANELQLAAARVALAGNVAQAYVNFARAEAQARIAREFVASRSASLRIVTARRDAGLGNEFDIASARTLQSEAEQALTRALGARALAVHALAALVGRGADYGDGLTAPTLALDKALPVPEILPADLLARRADLLAAREQVKLAMAGEKIAKTEFYPNVNLRAFVGAQALGIGSLFTGSALTGGFGPAIHLPIFSGGAIRAQYRQAVAGADIAIAQYNKAVVGAVREAADALSGVETNRADARQQAEILTGLEKTVSLDRVRLQSGLSTNLDVLSAGERLLSARQAQVDLAADGAVKRVQLLIALGGGFAPIADQPAAAPAGK, encoded by the coding sequence ATGGCTTTGACTATCTCCATGCTGGCCGGGCCGCTGCTGGCCGGTTGCGCCGCCCTGCCCCATGACAAGCCGCAGTTCAAACCGCGCGAGGCCGCCGATCTGGGGCTGACCAATTCCGCGCCGGTGCCGGTGGCCGCCGACTGGTGGCTGGCGCTGGGCGATCCCCAGTTGAACCGGATCATGGCCGACGCGCTGGCGGGCAATCCCTCGCTCGACGAGGCCGCCGCGCGACTGCGCATGGCAAGCGGTCTGATCGCCAACGCGCGTTCGGGCCTGTTGCCGCAGGTTTCGGCCGATGTCACCGCCATCGATCAGCGCCTGTCGAACCGCTACATCTATCCCGCGCCGCTGGGCGGATCGTGGACGTGGATCTCCAATGCGCAGGCCAATCTGGACTGGTCGCTCGATCTGGCCGGGCGGCAAAAGGAATTGGTGCTGGCCGCCAAGGTCTATGCCCATGCCAACGAGTTGCAGTTGGCCGCCGCGCGCGTGGCGCTGGCGGGCAATGTTGCCCAGGCCTATGTCAATTTCGCCCGTGCCGAGGCGCAGGCCCGGATCGCGCGCGAATTTGTCGCCTCGCGCTCGGCCTCGCTGCGGATTGTGACGGCGCGGCGCGATGCGGGATTGGGCAATGAGTTTGACATTGCCAGCGCGCGCACCCTGCAGTCCGAGGCCGAACAGGCCCTGACCCGCGCGCTGGGCGCAAGGGCGCTGGCGGTGCATGCGCTGGCCGCGCTGGTGGGGCGCGGGGCGGATTATGGCGATGGGTTGACCGCGCCGACGCTGGCGCTCGACAAGGCTTTGCCGGTGCCCGAAATCCTGCCCGCCGACCTGCTGGCCCGCCGCGCCGATCTGCTGGCGGCGCGTGAGCAAGTCAAGCTGGCTATGGCGGGCGAAAAGATCGCCAAAACCGAGTTCTATCCCAACGTCAATCTGCGCGCTTTTGTGGGCGCTCAGGCGCTGGGCATCGGCTCGCTGTTTACGGGCAGCGCGCTGACCGGCGGGTTTGGTCCCGCCATTCATCTGCCGATCTTTTCGGGCGGCGCGATCCGCGCCCAGTATCGTCAGGCCGTGGCGGGCGCCGACATTGCCATAGCCCAGTACAACAAGGCGGTGGTCGGCGCGGTGCGCGAGGCGGCCGATGCGTTATCGGGCGTGGAGACCAACCGGGCCGATGCGCGCCAGCAGGCCGAGATCCTCACTGGTCTGGAAAAGACCGTCTCGCTTGACAGGGTGCGGCTGCAATCGGGCCTCTCGACCAATCTGGACGTGCTGAGTGCGGGCGAACGCCTGCTTTCCGCGCGTCAGGCGCAGGTCGATCTGGCCGCCGATGGGGCCGTCAAACGTGTTCAATTGCTGATCGCGCTGGGGGGTGGCTTTGCCCCGATCGCCGATCAGCCCGCCGCCGCCCCGGCCGGAAAGTAA
- a CDS encoding efflux RND transporter periplasmic adaptor subunit, giving the protein MNQQTHSFDKDNTAAMADSNSTTSKSAARRKGLLMLGVAALIGVAGYGAYVMMSAASEETDDAYVAGNITQITARDPGTVIAVHAESTQAVKAGQPLVDLDPALADAQLAAAEAELARAARTVRSGFTKVGTADAEIAQAEVRLAAAKSDLTRREKAVSSGAISAEEVAHAGEAVRMAQANLDLARSHRADAESSVGGVDVAGNPAVLAAIAAVKRAAIARSHMHLVSPVDGIVAQRAAQMGQQVAPGTPLMSVVPLRKVWVDANFRETQLADLRIGQSATLHSDAYGKKVVFHGKVIGLSAGSGAAFALLPAQNASGNWIKVVQRVPVRIALDPKELDAHPLRLGLSVTVSVDTSQGTGQPVTAIPAAAQASEPVDTVSPEIEARIRRIIAANAGR; this is encoded by the coding sequence ATGAACCAGCAAACCCATTCTTTCGACAAGGACAATACCGCCGCCATGGCCGACAGCAACAGCACAACGTCCAAGAGCGCCGCCCGCCGCAAGGGTCTTTTGATGCTGGGCGTGGCGGCTTTGATCGGCGTGGCCGGTTACGGCGCCTATGTGATGATGAGCGCGGCCAGCGAGGAAACCGACGACGCCTATGTCGCGGGCAACATTACCCAGATCACCGCGCGCGACCCCGGCACCGTGATTGCGGTTCATGCCGAAAGCACGCAGGCGGTCAAGGCGGGCCAGCCGCTGGTCGATCTGGACCCGGCGTTGGCAGACGCGCAACTGGCCGCCGCCGAGGCCGAACTGGCCCGCGCGGCGCGCACCGTGCGCTCCGGCTTTACCAAGGTGGGCACGGCCGATGCCGAAATCGCGCAGGCCGAGGTGCGCCTTGCCGCTGCCAAGAGCGATCTGACGCGCCGCGAAAAGGCGGTGAGTTCGGGCGCCATTTCCGCCGAAGAAGTCGCCCACGCAGGCGAGGCCGTGCGCATGGCGCAGGCCAACCTCGATCTTGCCCGCAGCCACCGCGCCGATGCGGAGAGCAGCGTGGGCGGGGTTGATGTGGCGGGCAATCCGGCGGTTCTGGCCGCGATTGCGGCGGTCAAGCGCGCGGCCATCGCGCGTTCGCATATGCACCTGGTCTCGCCCGTTGACGGCATCGTGGCCCAGCGCGCCGCGCAAATGGGCCAGCAGGTTGCGCCCGGCACGCCGCTGATGTCGGTCGTGCCGCTGCGCAAGGTCTGGGTGGACGCCAATTTCCGCGAGACGCAATTGGCCGATCTGCGCATCGGGCAAAGCGCCACGCTGCATTCCGACGCCTATGGCAAGAAGGTGGTGTTCCACGGCAAGGTTATCGGCCTATCGGCCGGATCGGGCGCGGCCTTCGCGCTGCTGCCCGCGCAAAATGCCAGCGGCAACTGGATCAAGGTGGTCCAGCGTGTGCCGGTCCGCATCGCGCTCGACCCCAAGGAACTGGACGCCCATCCGCTGCGCCTTGGCCTGTCGGTGACGGTCAGCGTGGACACGAGCCAGGGCACCGGCCAGCCCGTGACCGCAATCCCCGCCGCCGCGCAGGCCAGTGAACCCGTCGATACCGTCAGCCCCGAGATCGAGGCGCGCATCCGCCGGATCATCGCGGCCAACGCCGGGCGATAA